From a single Lates calcarifer isolate ASB-BC8 linkage group LG12, TLL_Latcal_v3, whole genome shotgun sequence genomic region:
- the ddx19b gene encoding LOW QUALITY PROTEIN: ATP-dependent RNA helicase DDX19B (The sequence of the model RefSeq protein was modified relative to this genomic sequence to represent the inferred CDS: substituted 2 bases at 2 genomic stop codons), producing the protein MATDSWAQAVDEQEAAAESIGNLQIKEKPECKWXYXFFNFAGTAANATDSSSAAAKSEAEGDNKAADDDDKEDKAAQSLLNKLIRNNLVNNTNQVEVLQKDPNSPLYSVKSFEELRLKPQLLQGVYGMGFNRPSKIQETALPMMLAEPPQNLIAQSQSGTGKTAAFVLAMLSHVDPNNRYPQCLCVSPTYELALQTGKVIEQMGKHYPEVKLVYAIRGNKLQRGVKLQEQIVIGTPGTMLDWCSKFKFIDPKKIKVFVLDEADVMIATQGHQDQSIRIQRMLPKNCQMLLFSATFEETVWNFAQRIVPDPNIIKLKREEETLDTIKQYYVLCNCKEEKFQALCNIYGAITIAQAMIFCHTRKTAGWLAGELSREGHQVALLSGEMQVEQRAAVIERFRDGKEKVLVTTNVCARGIDVEQVSVVINFDLPVDKDGNPDNETYLHRIGRTGRFGKRGLAINMVDSKMSMNILNRIQEHFNKRIEKLDTDDLDEIEKIAC; encoded by the exons ATGGCTACAGACTCTTGGGCCCAGGCGGTGGACGAACAAGAAGCCGCAGCGGAATCG ATCGGTAACCTTCAAATAAAAGAGAAACCAGAATGCAAATGGTAA tattaattTTTTAACTTTGCAGGCACCGCTGCAAACGCAACAGACTCCAGCAGTGCAGCTGCAAAGTCAGAAGCTGAAGGAGACAACAAGGCAGCAGATGACGACGACAAAG AGGACAAAGCGGCACAGTCATTGTTGAACAAGTTGATTCGGAATAATCTTGTCAATAATACTAACCAAGTGGAAGTCCTTCAGAAGGATCCCAACTCTCCACTCTACTCTGTCAAGTCCTTTGAGGAGTTGCGACT CAAACCTCAGCTGCTTCAGGGCGTGTACGGCATGGGTTTCAACCGGCCGTCTAAAATCCAGGAGACTGCCTTACCTATGATGCTGGCTGAACC TCCACAGAATCTGATTGCCCAGTCGCAGTCAGGAACAGGGAAAACAGCTGCCTTTGTCTTGGCCATGCTCAGCCACGTAGACCCCAACAACAGATATCCCCAG tgcctgtgtgtgtcaccCACCTATGAGCTGGCACTTCAGACTGGTAAGGTGATCGAGCAGATGGGCAAGCACTATCCTGAGGTCAAATTAGTCTACGCCATCAGAGGAAATAAAT TGCAGCGGGGTGTGAAGCTGCAGGAACAGATAGTTATTGGCACACCTGGTACCATGCTGGACTGGTGCAGTAAGTTCAAGTTCATAGACCCCAAGAAGATCAAGGTGTTTGTGCTGGATGAGGCTGACGTCATGATCGCCACACAGGGTCACCAGGACCAGAGCATCCGCATCCAGAG GATGCTGCCTAAAAACTGCCAAATGTTGCTGTTCTCAGCCACGTTTGAAGAGACAGTTTGGAACTTCGCCCAGCGCATCGTGCCTGACCCCAACATCATCAagctgaagagagaggaggagacgctGGATACTATCAAACAGTACTATGTATTGTGCAACTGCAAGGAGGAGAAGTTCCAAGCCCTCTGTAATATCTACGGAGCCATCACCATCGCCCAGGCCATGATCTTCTGCCAT ACAAGGAAGACTGCAGGCTGGCTGGCAGGGGAGCTGTCCAGAGAAGGCCACCAGGTGGCGCTGCTCAGTGGAGAGATGCAGGTggagcagagagctgctgtCATCGAACGCTTCAGAGATGGCAAGGAGAAGGTCCTGGTCACCACAAATGTTTGTGCTCGAG GCATTGATGTTGAGCAGGTCTCTGTGGTGATCAACTTTGACTTGCCAGTGGACAAGGACGGTAACCCTGACAACGAGACATACTTGCACAGGATTGGCCGCACAGGTCGATTTGGCAAAAGGGGACTGGCCATTAACATGGTAGACAGCAAGATGAGCATGAACATCCTCAACAGGATCCAGGAGCATTTCA ATAAAAGGATTGAAAAACTAGATACAGATGATCTGGACGAAATTGAGAAAATCGCCTGCTAA
- the camk2n1 gene encoding calcium/calmodulin-dependent protein kinase II inhibitor 2-like: protein MSEVLPFNEEKMSHYGNEGDEGHLSFTCRLQDTNNFFSGSQNKRPPKLGQIGRSKRVVIEDENGEDEALKNGEKTPAEA from the exons ATGTCGGAAGTGCTGCCTTTCAACGAAGAAAAAATGAGTCATTATGGAAATGAGGGCGACGAGGGACACCTTTCCTTCACCTGTCGTCTTCAAGACACCAACAACTTCTTCAGCGGCTCACAGAATAAACGTCCGCCGAAACTCGGGCAAATAGGCAGGAGCAAACGGG TTGTGATCGAGGATGAGAATGGCGAAGATGAAGCACtgaaaaatggagagaagaCCCCGGCAGAGGCTTAG
- the LOC108884060 gene encoding trypsin-like, which yields MHKQGRIVGGYTAAPNSIKYIVSLQSTRGQHFCGGSLVHRYWVVTAAHCNIGAEHMMIVAGDYIVNTFEGTEQYAKPHRLVTHPLYNSSTNNADIMLIKLRAPMVLNKYVSLAPLPRQGTGVVEGQVCRVSGWGYSSLGGGQARFTLRTVTLPIVSTARCNSSESFNGNITVNMICAGYRTGGKDACKGDSGGPLVCRGRVYGLVSWGNGCGDAKFPGVYTAVSKFRRWIDQTIYGSHLRCTKY from the exons ATGCACAAGCAGGGCCGTATAGTAGGTGGTTACACCGCTGCACCAAACTCCATCAAATACATTGTGTCACTGCAGAGCACCAGGGGCCAACACTTCTGTGGTGGATCATTGGTTCACAGGTACTGGGTGGTGACTGCAGCGCACTGTAACATTGG GGCAGAGCACATGATGATCGTGGCGGGCGACTATATTGTAAATACCTTTGAGGGTACTGAGCAGTATGCTAAACCCCACAGGCTGGTCACCCATCCCCTCTACAACAGTAGCACCAACAATGCTGACATCATGCTCATTAAG TTGCGGGCCCCCATGGTGCTGAACAAATACGTGTCACTGGCGCCTCTTCCCAGACAGGGGACAGGTGTGGTCGAAGGCCAGGTGTGTCGGGTGTCTGGGTGGGGCTATAGCAGTCTTGGTGGAGGTCAGGCCCGCTTCACCCTGAGGACGGTCACATTGCCCATTGTTTCGACTGCGAGATGTAACAGCAGCGAGTCCTTCAACGGAAACATCACAGTAAACATGATCTGTGCCGGCTACAGGACTGGAGGGAAAGATGCATGCAAG GGTGACTCCGGCGGACCACTGGTGTGCAGGGGCCGCGTCTATGGCTTGGTCTCCTGGGGAAACGGCTGCGGAGATGCTAAATTTCCAGGAGTCTACACAGCTGTGTCCAAATTTCGCCGGTGGATAGACCAAACCATCTATGGGTCCCATTTGCGCTGCaccaaatactga